Proteins encoded in a region of the Rhodothermales bacterium genome:
- a CDS encoding dehydrogenase E1 component subunit alpha/beta encodes MAKPKTAPGKTAHKPLALHAPDSVEASNGTLTVGLDVAPLQPADFEPSTLLDIYRTMLTSRRLDEKMITLLKQGKGFFHIGCAGHEAAQAAVALYSRPGHDWFTMYYRDMCMALSLGMTARQILLAHLAKADDPNSGGRQMAEHFASVELNIFPTSSSVGAQFLPALGAGMAIQRQNEDGYSYVSCGEGATSQGSFHEALNWATRIKAPVLFFVQDNKYAISVPVSEQTAGGSPYKLGAGYEGLVRARVDGTDFFKTAAVARAAIEYIRSGHGPALIVADVVRLLPHSSSDNHMKYRTPEELELDRQIDPIARLELALNEAGMLDETSMARIRAEVHQSVDQDAVWADAQADPVPDTAALHVFFEGVVDLDYEASTPAGEPIVMVDAINHALHEEMERDPRVIVYGEDVAGGKGGVFTATRELTARFGADRCFNSPLAEDSILGTAVGISAAGFKPVVEIQFADYIWPALQQLRNQLSTFRYRSNGTFGAPVVIRVPCGGYIHGGLCHSQNIEAFFAHMPGFLIAMPCTAADAKGLLKTAIRLQDPVIFLEHKALYRAANARSPEPDADYLLPFGKARVVQEGADLTIVTYGMMVHRAVAAAKTLAREGASIEIIDLRTIVPLDSETILASVRKTSRALVIYEDCEFAGFGAEICAQIADKAFEYLDAPVRRVAGAFTPVPFADPLERAVLPQDQDILDGMRAMLQY; translated from the coding sequence ATGGCCAAGCCCAAGACCGCCCCCGGTAAAACAGCGCACAAGCCGCTGGCGCTCCACGCCCCCGACAGCGTCGAAGCGTCGAACGGCACCCTCACGGTTGGCCTCGACGTCGCGCCGCTGCAGCCGGCCGACTTCGAGCCGTCGACGCTGCTCGACATCTACCGCACGATGCTTACGTCGCGCCGGTTGGACGAGAAGATGATCACGCTCCTCAAACAGGGCAAAGGCTTCTTCCACATCGGGTGCGCCGGCCACGAGGCCGCGCAGGCGGCCGTGGCGCTCTACTCGCGTCCGGGGCATGACTGGTTCACCATGTACTACCGCGACATGTGCATGGCGCTGTCGCTGGGCATGACAGCCCGCCAGATCCTGCTCGCCCACCTCGCCAAAGCCGACGACCCCAACTCGGGGGGCCGGCAGATGGCGGAGCACTTCGCGTCGGTCGAGCTCAACATCTTCCCCACGTCCTCATCCGTGGGCGCGCAGTTCCTGCCGGCCCTCGGCGCCGGCATGGCCATCCAGCGGCAGAACGAAGACGGTTATTCCTACGTCTCTTGCGGCGAAGGCGCTACCTCCCAGGGCTCGTTCCATGAGGCGCTCAACTGGGCTACGCGCATCAAGGCGCCCGTCTTGTTTTTTGTCCAGGATAACAAATACGCGATCTCCGTCCCGGTGTCCGAACAGACGGCCGGCGGCTCGCCCTATAAGCTCGGCGCCGGCTACGAAGGCCTCGTGCGCGCGCGCGTAGATGGGACCGATTTCTTCAAGACGGCCGCCGTCGCCCGCGCCGCCATCGAATACATCCGCTCCGGCCACGGCCCGGCGTTGATCGTGGCGGACGTCGTCCGCCTCCTCCCGCACTCGTCGTCCGACAACCACATGAAGTATCGGACGCCCGAGGAGTTGGAACTCGACCGCCAGATCGACCCGATTGCCCGTCTCGAACTGGCGCTCAACGAGGCCGGCATGCTAGACGAAACGTCGATGGCCCGGATCCGCGCGGAAGTCCACCAGAGCGTCGACCAGGACGCCGTCTGGGCCGACGCCCAGGCGGATCCCGTGCCAGACACCGCCGCCCTACACGTGTTTTTCGAGGGCGTGGTGGACCTCGACTACGAAGCCTCAACGCCGGCCGGCGAGCCGATCGTGATGGTGGATGCCATCAACCACGCCCTCCACGAGGAGATGGAGCGCGATCCGCGTGTCATCGTCTACGGCGAGGACGTCGCCGGCGGCAAGGGCGGCGTGTTCACCGCCACCCGCGAACTGACGGCACGCTTCGGCGCGGACCGGTGCTTCAACTCGCCCCTCGCCGAGGACTCGATCCTCGGAACGGCCGTCGGCATCAGCGCCGCCGGGTTTAAGCCTGTCGTCGAAATCCAGTTCGCCGATTACATCTGGCCGGCGCTCCAGCAACTCCGCAACCAGCTGTCTACCTTCCGCTACCGGTCCAACGGCACCTTCGGCGCCCCGGTTGTCATCCGCGTCCCCTGTGGCGGCTATATCCACGGCGGACTCTGCCACTCGCAGAACATCGAGGCGTTTTTTGCGCACATGCCAGGCTTTCTCATCGCGATGCCCTGCACCGCGGCCGACGCCAAGGGCCTTCTGAAGACGGCCATCCGCCTGCAGGATCCGGTCATCTTTCTCGAACATAAAGCCCTTTACCGCGCCGCGAACGCCCGTTCACCCGAACCCGATGCCGACTACCTGTTGCCGTTCGGCAAGGCGCGCGTCGTCCAGGAAGGCGCAGACCTCACCATCGTCACCTACGGGATGATGGTGCATCGCGCCGTCGCCGCCGCCAAAACGCTGGCCCGCGAGGGCGCTTCGATCGAGATCATCGATCTCCGCACCATCGTGCCGCTCGATAGCGAAACGATCCTTGCCTCGGTCCGCAAGACAAGTCGCGCACTCGTGATCTACGAAGATTGTGAATTCGCGGGCTTCGGCGCCGAGATCTGCGCCCAGATCGCCGACAAGGCCTTCGAATACCTCGACGCCCCGGTTCGCCGGGTCGCCGGCGCCTTCACCCCCGTCCCCTTCGCCGATCCCCTCGAACGCGCCGTCCTCCCGCAGGATCAGGATATCCTGGATGGGATGCGCGCGATGCTGCAGTACTGA
- a CDS encoding dihydroorotase, whose protein sequence is MTPDLLLKGGSVLDPVSGRLERNDVLIRGGRIAAVGPNLDAGDAPVYDCAGRILSPGWMDMHVHLREPGFEYKETIASGCAAAAFGGFTAVACMPNTKPAIHTRDVVEFVIERGAATPVDVYPIACVSKDRAGLELTEMADLVAGGAVAFSDDGAPVQNAGLMRRALEYSSMLGKPIVNHMEEKTLNLGGHMFEGDVSTRLGIPGIPSLAEEVMIARDILLADFTGGHVHVAHISTRGAVELVRRAKERGVPITAEVCTHHFTLTDEEVERTEFSTNTKMHPPLADAASVEAMKEGLRDGTIDAICTDHAPHASFEKEVEYIEAPFGILGLETAWGLTGREIVAPGVLTLAQTVYKLTIAPRQILGIPVPEIKAGQPANLTVFDATTHWVFGQEHIRSKSVNTPFIGAPMVGRAWAIYNKGRLVKNG, encoded by the coding sequence ATGACCCCAGACTTACTCCTGAAAGGAGGCTCCGTCCTCGATCCGGTTTCGGGCCGGCTCGAACGAAACGATGTCTTGATCCGAGGAGGCCGTATCGCGGCCGTCGGGCCCAATCTCGACGCCGGCGATGCGCCGGTTTACGACTGCGCCGGCCGGATCCTCTCGCCCGGGTGGATGGACATGCACGTCCACCTCCGCGAACCGGGCTTCGAATACAAGGAGACGATCGCCAGCGGCTGCGCGGCGGCGGCGTTTGGCGGCTTCACGGCCGTGGCCTGTATGCCGAATACGAAGCCGGCCATCCACACGCGCGACGTGGTGGAGTTCGTCATCGAGCGCGGCGCGGCGACGCCGGTGGACGTATACCCCATTGCCTGTGTGTCGAAGGATCGCGCCGGCCTGGAGTTGACCGAGATGGCGGACCTGGTCGCCGGCGGGGCGGTGGCCTTCAGCGACGACGGAGCGCCGGTGCAGAACGCCGGCCTGATGCGCCGCGCGCTCGAGTACAGCTCGATGCTCGGCAAACCCATCGTCAATCACATGGAGGAGAAGACGCTTAACCTGGGCGGTCACATGTTCGAGGGCGATGTCTCCACCCGGCTCGGCATTCCGGGCATTCCTTCCCTCGCCGAGGAGGTGATGATCGCCCGCGACATCCTCCTGGCCGACTTTACCGGCGGCCACGTACACGTCGCGCACATCTCCACCCGCGGGGCCGTCGAACTCGTCCGCCGCGCCAAGGAACGGGGGGTGCCCATCACCGCCGAGGTCTGCACCCACCACTTCACGCTCACCGACGAAGAGGTCGAGCGCACCGAGTTTTCGACGAACACGAAGATGCACCCGCCCCTCGCCGACGCGGCGTCCGTCGAGGCCATGAAGGAGGGATTGCGGGATGGCACGATCGACGCGATCTGTACGGATCATGCCCCGCACGCCTCGTTCGAAAAGGAAGTGGAGTACATCGAGGCGCCGTTTGGTATCCTCGGGCTGGAGACGGCGTGGGGCCTCACGGGCCGGGAGATCGTAGCGCCCGGCGTGCTCACGCTGGCGCAGACCGTGTACAAGCTGACCATCGCCCCCCGTCAGATCCTGGGGATCCCGGTGCCGGAGATCAAGGCCGGCCAGCCGGCCAACCTCACCGTTTTCGATGCCACCACGCACTGGGTGTTTGGCCAAGAGCACATCCGCTCGAAAAGCGTCAATACCCCCTTTATCGGCGCCCCGATGGTCGGCCGCGCCTGGGCGATCTATAATAAAGGGCGGCTGGTGAAGAATGGCTGA
- a CDS encoding DPP IV N-terminal domain-containing protein, with protein sequence MNSVLTSESSSSPPFLLLWHAVALWAALLAPATLAQPAAPASDEPRPRITLEDIHASSLFTGASFEGGEWAPTGPVVTYIDEDAAQRLTHLMRFDLETKASERLIDGYTLLADDVGRRIAIEGYAFSADGKTALIYTDSEPVWRANTKGFYYLYDVDTRALKPLSRRDLGFQMFAKLSPDGRHAGFVRDRNLFLVDLRTMEERALTHDGSEGAIINGTSDWVYEEEFGLRDGWSWSPDGRHISFFQFDESNTRDFFLADLREQYPSQVPFRYPKAGETNSEVRVGVVEVRSGEMLFFETETWFGAGDDHEYVPRMGWTPPIGGTHLVWMLRLNRDQSRVDLLYADPADGLVRTAYTETETSWIDVAQGKVWFLDDNEHFLWMSESDGYWHLYIHRNGGIRIGAVTQGNWEVSKVEGIDAAAGVVYFSGALTSSLERHLYATDYRQAFTPNTPASLPRKITPQPGTHVVSLSKDAKFYIDTYSSAASPPVVTLHRIDGEPVRVLESNQTLIDRLARYALPEPEFTTIPGADGTPLNAYLIKPSTFDPEAEYPVLMYVYGGPGSQTVVDSWGGARYLWHAYLADELNVIVASVDNRGTGGRGKAFKSRPYRQLGILEAADQIAAARALGERPYVDENRMGVWGWSYGGYMSLMSMLTGPGPDVFSFGMAVAPVTDWRLYDTIYTERYMSTPANNPDGYTISAPVNYASRLAPHQRLLLVHGDFDDNVHFQHTVQMADALQEANKPFQFMMYPGRNHGIYGGNTRLHLHTMMTEFVRESLQQTVVETEGGEKAKGRR encoded by the coding sequence ATGAACTCCGTACTCACTTCCGAATCGTCGTCATCCCCCCCTTTCCTGCTTCTGTGGCATGCTGTTGCTTTATGGGCGGCCCTGCTTGCGCCGGCCACCCTCGCGCAACCCGCCGCCCCGGCGTCCGACGAGCCGCGCCCCCGCATAACGCTGGAGGATATCCATGCCTCGAGCCTCTTCACCGGAGCCTCCTTCGAGGGTGGCGAGTGGGCGCCGACCGGGCCTGTCGTGACGTACATCGATGAGGATGCCGCCCAGCGCCTCACGCACCTGATGCGGTTCGACCTCGAGACGAAGGCGTCCGAGCGGCTGATCGATGGGTACACACTCCTGGCGGACGATGTCGGCCGGCGCATCGCCATCGAAGGGTATGCCTTCAGCGCGGACGGCAAGACCGCGCTGATCTATACCGACTCCGAGCCCGTCTGGCGCGCCAATACGAAGGGTTTTTATTACCTCTATGATGTCGACACCCGCGCCCTGAAACCCCTCAGCCGGCGCGACCTCGGGTTCCAGATGTTCGCCAAGCTTAGCCCGGACGGACGCCATGCGGGTTTTGTGCGCGACCGCAACCTGTTCCTGGTGGACCTCCGCACGATGGAGGAGCGGGCGCTGACCCACGATGGCAGCGAAGGGGCCATCATCAATGGCACGTCGGACTGGGTGTACGAGGAGGAATTTGGCCTGCGCGACGGCTGGTCGTGGAGCCCGGATGGCCGGCACATCTCGTTTTTTCAATTCGACGAGTCTAACACACGGGACTTCTTCCTGGCCGATCTGCGCGAGCAGTATCCGAGCCAGGTGCCCTTTCGCTACCCGAAGGCCGGCGAAACCAATAGCGAAGTCCGCGTCGGCGTCGTGGAGGTCCGTTCCGGTGAGATGTTATTTTTCGAGACCGAGACCTGGTTCGGCGCCGGGGATGACCACGAGTATGTCCCGCGGATGGGTTGGACACCGCCCATCGGCGGGACACATCTGGTGTGGATGCTCCGCCTGAACCGCGATCAGAGCCGGGTCGACCTCCTGTACGCGGACCCCGCGGATGGCCTCGTCCGCACGGCCTATACGGAGACGGAGACCTCCTGGATCGATGTCGCCCAGGGCAAGGTGTGGTTTCTGGATGACAATGAACACTTCCTCTGGATGAGCGAGAGCGACGGTTACTGGCACCTGTACATCCACCGCAACGGAGGCATCCGGATCGGGGCCGTCACGCAGGGCAACTGGGAGGTGAGCAAGGTCGAAGGGATCGACGCCGCCGCCGGCGTGGTCTATTTCAGCGGCGCCCTCACCAGCTCGCTCGAGCGGCATCTTTATGCCACGGACTATCGACAGGCCTTCACCCCCAATACCCCGGCCTCGCTGCCGCGTAAAATCACGCCGCAGCCCGGTACCCACGTCGTCAGCCTCTCGAAAGACGCCAAGTTTTATATCGACACCTACTCCAGCGCCGCCTCACCCCCGGTCGTCACCCTGCACCGAATCGATGGCGAGCCCGTCCGCGTCCTCGAAAGCAACCAGACGTTGATCGACCGGCTCGCCCGGTATGCGTTGCCCGAGCCGGAGTTCACGACGATCCCCGGGGCGGACGGCACGCCGCTCAACGCCTATCTGATCAAACCCTCCACGTTCGACCCCGAGGCCGAATATCCGGTCCTGATGTACGTCTACGGCGGTCCGGGCTCGCAGACGGTGGTGGACAGCTGGGGGGGAGCCCGCTACCTGTGGCATGCCTATCTGGCCGACGAGTTGAACGTGATCGTGGCGAGCGTGGATAATCGGGGCACCGGGGGGCGCGGCAAGGCATTCAAGAGCCGGCCGTATCGCCAGCTCGGCATCCTCGAGGCGGCCGACCAGATCGCCGCCGCCCGCGCGTTGGGCGAACGGCCGTATGTGGACGAGAACCGCATGGGGGTCTGGGGATGGAGCTACGGCGGCTATATGTCGCTGATGTCCATGCTCACAGGACCGGGGCCGGACGTGTTCAGCTTCGGCATGGCTGTCGCCCCGGTGACGGACTGGCGCCTCTACGACACGATCTATACCGAGCGGTACATGTCTACCCCCGCCAATAACCCCGACGGCTACACGATTTCCGCCCCGGTGAATTACGCGAGCCGGCTGGCGCCCCATCAACGCCTGTTGCTGGTGCATGGCGACTTCGACGACAACGTCCATTTCCAGCACACAGTCCAGATGGCCGACGCGCTGCAGGAAGCCAATAAGCCATTCCAGTTTATGATGTACCCCGGCCGCAACCACGGCATCTACGGCGGCAATACCCGGCTCCATTTACATACGATGATGACGGAGTTCGTGCGCGAAAGCCTGCAACAAACGGTGGTGGAGACGGAAGGGGGAGAAAAGGCAAAAGGGAGAAGGTAA
- the alr gene encoding alanine racemase → MTTLTPSHIAQASPTRAELLLDRLRSNVRVLSRLAAPAGLLAVVKANAYGHGATRITRVLETEGVRDFAVARLDEALRLRSEGCEANILVIGAPLIEHIPLYRRHHIGLTVSSVAVAEAVRQPAPGEGRLDVHVKIDTGMRRIGVAPNEAADVIHRLTAAPGVRVASVWTHFASAGAHDTTFALEQIAHFDAVQAAIGPNNLPLHIGNTAAVLRLRDRLCTTDRERIRVGGALYGVSHEPARLNDAGLLPVMRLVSRVVHVKTVPAGDSVSYGRTWFATAPTRIATVATGYADGYPRALSNRGFARIGEQLYRIAGTVCMDMTMLDLGAPDGPGAAVAAGDDVVLFGPEGPSIYDVAAWSDRTPYEILCGISPRVPRFDR, encoded by the coding sequence ATGACAACCCTCACTCCGTCGCACATAGCGCAGGCGAGCCCGACGCGCGCCGAGTTATTGCTGGACCGGCTTCGGTCGAATGTACGCGTTTTGTCCCGCCTTGCCGCGCCGGCCGGCCTTCTGGCCGTCGTCAAGGCGAACGCTTACGGCCATGGCGCGACCCGCATCACGCGGGTGCTCGAAACCGAAGGCGTCCGGGATTTCGCGGTGGCGCGGCTCGACGAAGCGCTCCGGCTGCGGAGCGAGGGCTGCGAGGCAAACATCCTGGTCATCGGGGCCCCCCTCATCGAACACATCCCGTTGTATCGGCGCCACCACATCGGGCTCACCGTGTCGTCGGTCGCGGTGGCCGAGGCCGTGCGGCAGCCGGCGCCCGGTGAGGGCCGGCTGGACGTTCACGTCAAAATCGACACAGGGATGCGGAGGATCGGGGTGGCGCCGAACGAGGCTGCCGACGTCATCCACCGGCTGACGGCCGCGCCCGGGGTGCGGGTGGCGAGTGTATGGACCCATTTTGCATCCGCCGGCGCACACGATACGACCTTCGCCCTCGAACAGATCGCCCATTTCGACGCCGTACAGGCCGCGATCGGTCCGAACAACCTCCCCCTCCACATCGGCAACACGGCGGCGGTGCTCCGCCTGCGGGACCGGCTCTGTACAACCGACCGCGAGCGGATCCGCGTCGGCGGCGCCCTCTACGGCGTTTCCCATGAACCCGCTCGGTTGAACGACGCCGGCCTGCTTCCCGTCATGCGCCTGGTCTCGCGGGTCGTACATGTCAAGACCGTGCCGGCGGGCGACAGCGTTTCCTACGGCCGAACCTGGTTTGCGACAGCCCCCACCCGGATCGCCACGGTGGCCACCGGATATGCCGACGGGTACCCGCGCGCGTTGTCGAACCGCGGCTTCGCCCGGATCGGCGAACAACTCTACCGAATTGCCGGGACGGTGTGTATGGATATGACGATGCTCGACCTCGGCGCGCCCGACGGACCCGGAGCGGCCGTCGCGGCCGGCGACGATGTTGTCCTCTTTGGACCCGAGGGGCCCAGCATTTACGATGTGGCCGCATGGAGCGATCGCACCCCGTACGAGATATTGTGCGGCATTTCACCCCGCGTTCCCCGGTTCGACCGGTAA
- a CDS encoding D-alanine--D-alanine ligase family protein produces MLNIGLVFGGVSPEHEVSVITALQMAAAMDRTKYTPVPLYIAKNGAWYSGDVMLELERYKDLDALIPQATPVSLAPVPGGGVELQTREKLRFWQQAPPAQRLDVLFLALHGGEGENGGVQGICETYNVPYTGSGVFGSALGMDKVITKMVCHDQGVPVVDFIAFRESEWGNREEEWLDECERRLGYPVVVKPARLGSSIGIRLARDRATLDAAIEDALRYDDKVVVEYAVRNLREINCSVMGSPDEATASVLEEPKTSAGEALLTYQEKYMRGASGAKGSKQSAAPSEGMASLDRIIPAPISHEQTAAVQALAVRVFTLFECAGLARIDFLMDGATGQVFFNEINTIPGSFSFYLWAPSGVPFDELAHRLIQLALQRHREKNRRVRSYDVNLLALRAGGAKG; encoded by the coding sequence ATGCTTAACATCGGCCTGGTTTTCGGCGGCGTGTCGCCCGAGCACGAAGTATCCGTGATCACGGCGCTGCAGATGGCGGCGGCGATGGATCGCACGAAGTACACGCCGGTGCCGCTGTACATCGCCAAAAACGGCGCCTGGTACTCGGGCGATGTGATGCTCGAGTTGGAGCGGTACAAGGATCTCGACGCCCTCATCCCGCAGGCCACTCCGGTGTCGCTGGCGCCCGTGCCCGGCGGAGGGGTAGAGCTCCAGACCCGCGAGAAGCTCCGGTTCTGGCAACAGGCGCCGCCGGCGCAGCGGCTAGACGTCCTTTTCCTTGCCCTGCACGGCGGCGAGGGGGAAAATGGGGGTGTCCAGGGGATTTGCGAGACGTACAATGTACCCTATACCGGGAGCGGCGTGTTCGGGTCGGCTCTGGGAATGGATAAGGTGATCACGAAGATGGTGTGTCACGACCAGGGTGTTCCGGTGGTGGATTTCATCGCTTTCCGGGAGAGTGAGTGGGGCAACCGGGAGGAAGAGTGGCTCGACGAGTGCGAAAGGCGGCTCGGCTACCCCGTGGTCGTAAAGCCGGCCCGCCTGGGCTCGTCCATCGGCATCCGCCTCGCCCGCGACCGCGCCACGCTCGACGCCGCCATCGAGGATGCGCTGCGGTACGACGACAAAGTAGTGGTCGAGTACGCCGTCCGCAACCTGCGGGAGATCAACTGCTCGGTGATGGGGAGCCCGGACGAGGCGACCGCGAGCGTGCTTGAGGAGCCGAAGACCAGCGCCGGCGAGGCGCTGCTCACCTACCAGGAGAAATACATGCGCGGCGCGTCCGGGGCCAAGGGGAGCAAGCAGTCGGCCGCCCCTTCCGAGGGCATGGCCTCGTTGGATCGGATCATCCCCGCCCCCATATCCCACGAACAGACGGCCGCCGTTCAGGCGCTCGCCGTGCGGGTGTTTACCCTGTTCGAATGCGCCGGCCTGGCGCGGATCGACTTCCTCATGGACGGCGCCACGGGCCAGGTGTTCTTCAACGAGATCAACACCATTCCCGGCTCCTTCTCCTTCTACCTCTGGGCCCCGAGCGGCGTCCCGTTCGACGAACTCGCCCACCGCCTCATCCAACTCGCTCTCCAACGCCACCGCGAAAAAAACCGCCGCGTACGGTCGTACGACGTGAACCTGCTCGCCCTCCGCGCCGGCGGCGCCAAAGG
- a CDS encoding response regulator transcription factor, translated as MITTDSSQINVLVVDDEEDVVEVVSHFLQQEGYTVHTAFDGEEALQKANPDIHLILLDVMLPGLDGFAVCRALRSRAETETIPIIFLTAKVEEEDQVRGLMMGGDDYITKPASPQVIIAHVKAVLRRTGVDESRMIHVNDLAIYEDEYRATIDSKDLGLTLTEFELLRYLVRHPRKAFTRQQLLETIWKDAMMVTERTVDAHIKNLREKLGGFAQHIQTVRGVGYRFVEDEVPQE; from the coding sequence ATGATCACGACCGACTCCTCCCAGATCAATGTGCTCGTCGTAGACGATGAAGAAGACGTCGTCGAAGTTGTCAGCCACTTTCTTCAACAGGAAGGCTACACTGTCCACACAGCGTTTGACGGCGAAGAGGCCCTCCAGAAGGCCAATCCCGATATCCACCTGATCCTGCTCGACGTCATGCTGCCGGGCCTCGATGGATTCGCCGTGTGCCGCGCCCTCCGTTCCCGCGCAGAGACGGAAACCATCCCGATCATCTTCCTCACCGCCAAGGTGGAAGAAGAGGATCAGGTCCGCGGCCTGATGATGGGCGGCGACGACTACATCACGAAGCCGGCTTCGCCGCAGGTCATCATCGCCCACGTCAAGGCGGTGCTCCGCCGCACGGGCGTCGATGAAAGCCGGATGATCCACGTCAACGACCTTGCGATCTACGAAGACGAGTATCGGGCCACGATCGACAGCAAGGACCTGGGCCTCACGCTGACGGAATTTGAACTGCTGCGGTACCTCGTCCGCCACCCGCGCAAGGCCTTCACCCGCCAGCAGCTGCTCGAAACGATCTGGAAAGACGCCATGATGGTCACCGAACGGACGGTCGACGCACACATCAAGAACCTGCGTGAGAAGCTGGGCGGGTTCGCCCAGCACATCCAGACGGTTCGGGGTGTCGGCTACCGGTTCGTGGAAGACGAAGTGCCGCAGGAATAA
- a CDS encoding HAMP domain-containing sensor histidine kinase, with protein sequence MTWLRRLASWIALVFKEAWSLAYPKRARTQTWMFLTFALFVGAAVLGVGLYAGLVLKGQFENATKRMLRDQGVRLVAALVDAPSEADAWFAMDQASRLLDMRIIVLRNDTLLFDVRGEPFKHNIHLPANLESMPVLPGRLDFLEHTTEEGTTILIGVMKPPDSPYSLRLIVPEPPLYALVNQMMIALIGGMVATFILTLFGSWVASREVTKPLEAINKSASSINEGKFDQKIYVDSRAAEFQDLAKNLNRMSDRFRGKIEDLQSLARLQGEFIGNVSHEVRNPIFAVSGYLEALSSPNLSPDQQKRYAQKGLANLERLSNLFNDLIEIARLEYREDLIKPAVFDLQELGLEVAEMLRPKADAKDLELEVINAPQSVLADRDRVRQVLVNLIENAIVYTDAGHVRFRFRRRGQKVRLEVVDTGRGIPEDHLERIFERFYRVDPDRSRKSGGTGLGLSIVKQILLAHDEQIHVESTPGRGTRFWFDLPYAGENAEHDVD encoded by the coding sequence ATGACCTGGCTACGGCGTCTTGCCTCGTGGATCGCGCTCGTTTTTAAGGAGGCGTGGTCGCTCGCCTATCCCAAACGGGCTCGGACGCAAACCTGGATGTTTTTGACGTTCGCCCTCTTTGTGGGCGCGGCCGTCCTCGGTGTGGGGCTTTACGCCGGCCTCGTCCTCAAAGGCCAGTTCGAGAACGCGACCAAGCGCATGCTCCGGGACCAGGGCGTGCGCCTGGTCGCCGCGCTCGTCGATGCCCCCAGCGAGGCCGATGCCTGGTTCGCGATGGATCAGGCGAGCCGTCTGCTGGACATGCGCATCATCGTCTTGCGCAACGACACGCTCCTGTTCGACGTCCGCGGCGAGCCGTTTAAACACAATATCCACCTCCCCGCCAATCTGGAAAGCATGCCCGTGTTGCCGGGCCGGCTCGACTTCCTGGAGCACACCACGGAAGAGGGCACGACGATTCTCATCGGGGTGATGAAACCGCCGGATTCGCCCTACTCGCTGCGTCTCATCGTCCCCGAACCCCCCCTCTACGCGCTCGTCAACCAGATGATGATCGCCCTCATTGGCGGCATGGTCGCCACGTTTATCCTGACGCTTTTCGGCAGTTGGGTCGCCTCGCGCGAGGTCACCAAGCCCCTCGAAGCCATCAACAAAAGCGCCAGCAGCATCAACGAGGGCAAGTTCGACCAGAAGATATACGTCGATTCCCGCGCCGCGGAGTTCCAGGACCTCGCCAAGAACCTGAACCGGATGTCGGATCGATTCCGCGGGAAGATCGAGGACCTCCAGAGCCTCGCCCGCCTGCAGGGCGAGTTCATAGGCAACGTCTCCCACGAGGTCCGCAACCCCATCTTCGCCGTCAGCGGCTACCTCGAAGCCCTCTCCTCCCCCAACCTCTCCCCGGATCAGCAGAAACGGTACGCCCAGAAGGGGCTCGCGAACCTGGAGCGGCTGAGCAACCTGTTCAACGACCTCATCGAGATCGCGCGGCTCGAGTATCGGGAGGATCTCATCAAGCCGGCGGTGTTCGACCTCCAGGAGCTGGGGCTCGAGGTGGCCGAAATGCTACGGCCGAAGGCCGACGCCAAGGATCTGGAGCTTGAGGTCATCAACGCCCCGCAGAGTGTCCTCGCGGATCGCGACCGCGTGCGCCAGGTGCTCGTGAACCTCATCGAGAACGCCATCGTTTATACAGACGCAGGCCACGTCCGCTTCCGATTCCGCCGGCGCGGCCAGAAGGTGCGCCTCGAGGTGGTGGATACGGGCCGCGGGATTCCAGAGGACCATCTGGAACGTATTTTTGAGCGCTTCTACCGCGTCGATCCGGACCGATCGCGCAAAAGCGGCGGCACAGGGCTCGGGCTGAGCATCGTGAAGCAGATCCTGCTTGCACACGACGAACAGATCCACGTGGAAAGCACTCCCGGCCGCGGCACCCGATTCTGGTTCGATCTCCCGTACGCCGGCGAAAACGCCGAACACGATGTCGACTAA